Proteins encoded by one window of Pseudonocardia alni:
- a CDS encoding molybdopterin-dependent oxidoreductase, whose protein sequence is MAILVELLAISAAVASGHLVSALVAPASSPFVAVGDAVVRLSPQPVVEFAKSAFGTADKPVLLAGIGVLLVLLGALAGLAARRRPAVGTAVVAALGLLAVAAVLTGPVPTATDLAAPVVALVVGVVVQRGLDRLARRPGGTRTGSDGSGAGVPRRTVLAGASATVAAGTLVAGGAGLALSSSGSGIAASRAALTGRLAAATLAETAPPVPASAAFPQLGTVPFVTPNADFYRIDVALTIPAVRAEDWSLRVHGRVGRELVLTVDDLLRRPLVQRTITMTCVSNTVGGNLVSTADFVGVELAPLLLEAGVDPSADQIVSTSRDGWTAGTPTATVLEPGRGALLALGMNGEALPVEHGFPVRMVVPGLYGYVSATKWLADIELTTFAERSVYWRDRGWAERAPIKTQCRIDAPVGFSKLPAGRVQVAGVAWAQPVGITAVEVRADDGPWVRAELATEVNPNTWRMWRAELDLSPGSHTLTARATDRRGLVQTDVRVDPIPDGATGWPSTIITVV, encoded by the coding sequence GTGGCGATCCTGGTGGAACTGCTGGCGATCTCCGCGGCGGTGGCATCGGGACACCTCGTGTCGGCCCTCGTGGCACCGGCGTCGTCGCCCTTCGTGGCCGTCGGCGACGCGGTCGTGCGGCTCTCGCCGCAGCCGGTCGTGGAGTTCGCCAAGTCCGCGTTCGGGACGGCCGACAAGCCGGTCCTGCTCGCCGGGATCGGCGTGCTGCTGGTGCTGCTCGGCGCACTGGCCGGGCTCGCGGCGCGGCGACGGCCCGCGGTGGGGACCGCGGTCGTCGCCGCGCTGGGGCTGCTCGCGGTGGCCGCGGTGCTGACGGGTCCGGTGCCCACCGCGACCGACCTGGCCGCCCCGGTCGTCGCGCTGGTGGTGGGCGTGGTGGTGCAGCGGGGGCTGGACCGCCTCGCCCGCCGTCCCGGTGGGACCCGCACCGGGAGCGACGGGAGCGGTGCCGGGGTCCCCCGGCGCACCGTGCTCGCGGGGGCCTCGGCGACCGTCGCCGCCGGGACGCTCGTCGCGGGCGGGGCCGGTCTGGCACTGTCCTCCTCGGGCAGCGGGATCGCGGCGTCGCGGGCCGCGCTGACCGGCAGGCTGGCCGCGGCGACGCTCGCCGAGACCGCCCCGCCGGTGCCCGCGTCGGCCGCGTTCCCGCAGCTCGGCACCGTCCCGTTCGTGACGCCGAACGCCGACTTCTACCGGATCGACGTCGCCCTCACGATCCCCGCCGTCCGGGCCGAGGACTGGTCGCTGCGGGTGCACGGCCGCGTCGGGCGCGAGCTCGTCCTCACCGTCGACGACCTGCTGCGACGCCCGCTGGTGCAGCGCACGATCACGATGACCTGCGTGTCCAACACAGTCGGCGGGAACCTGGTGTCGACCGCGGACTTCGTCGGCGTCGAGCTGGCCCCGCTGCTGCTGGAGGCCGGGGTCGACCCGTCCGCGGACCAGATCGTCTCCACCAGCCGCGACGGCTGGACCGCGGGCACCCCGACCGCGACCGTGCTCGAACCCGGCCGGGGCGCGCTGCTCGCACTCGGCATGAACGGCGAGGCGCTGCCGGTCGAGCACGGCTTCCCGGTGCGCATGGTCGTCCCGGGTCTCTACGGCTACGTCTCGGCCACCAAGTGGCTCGCCGACATCGAGCTGACGACCTTCGCCGAGCGCAGCGTCTACTGGCGCGACCGGGGCTGGGCCGAGCGTGCCCCGATCAAGACCCAGTGCCGCATCGACGCCCCGGTCGGGTTCTCGAAGCTCCCGGCCGGACGTGTGCAGGTCGCCGGGGTCGCGTGGGCGCAGCCGGTCGGGATCACCGCCGTCGAGGTCCGCGCCGACGACGGCCCGTGGGTGCGGGCCGAGCTGGCCACCGAGGTCAACCCGAACACCTGGCGGATGTGGCGGGCCGAGCTCGACCTGTCCCCCGGCAGCCACACCCTCACCGCGCGGGCCACCGACCGTCGCGGACTCGTCCAGACCGACGTCCGGGTCGACCCGATCCCGGACGGTGCCACGGGGTGGCCCAGCACGATCATCACGGTCGTCTGA
- a CDS encoding fasciclin domain-containing protein → MRASRTLATVGLLAALSLGLTACGGGSDTSAPPAAAPASSSAPATTAAADGVTTNDDVFGPACSQLPQGDEPGSLNSMGPQPVATAASTNPLLTTLVTAVGKVPGLADTLNQQQAITVFAPANDAFTAVQQQLGEEKFNALLADTTQLQGLLSYHVTPERLDAAGLVEKKTLTQLAGGDLTIGGTAEAPTVTDGQGNTANILCGNIPTANATVFVIDKVLMPTS, encoded by the coding sequence ATGCGCGCCTCTCGCACCCTCGCCACCGTCGGCCTGCTCGCCGCCCTCTCACTGGGCCTCACCGCCTGTGGCGGCGGCAGCGACACCTCCGCCCCGCCCGCGGCGGCCCCGGCCTCCTCCTCGGCCCCGGCGACCACCGCCGCCGCCGACGGCGTCACCACCAACGACGACGTCTTCGGCCCGGCCTGCAGCCAGCTGCCGCAGGGCGACGAGCCCGGCTCGCTGAACTCGATGGGCCCGCAGCCGGTCGCCACCGCCGCGAGCACCAACCCGCTGCTGACCACGCTGGTCACCGCCGTCGGCAAGGTCCCCGGCCTGGCCGACACCCTGAACCAGCAGCAGGCCATCACCGTCTTCGCCCCGGCGAACGACGCCTTCACCGCGGTGCAGCAGCAGCTCGGCGAGGAGAAGTTCAACGCCCTGCTCGCCGACACCACCCAGCTGCAGGGCCTGCTCTCCTACCACGTGACCCCGGAGCGCCTGGACGCCGCGGGCCTCGTGGAGAAGAAGACCCTGACCCAGCTGGCGGGCGGTGACCTCACCATCGGCGGCACCGCCGAGGCCCCCACCGTCACCGACGGGCAGGGCAACACCGCCAACATCCTCTGCGGCAACATCCCGACCGCGAACGCCACCGTGTTCGTGATCGACAAGGTCCTCATGCCCACGAGCTGA
- a CDS encoding sulfite oxidase has protein sequence MTATPIRPTASLTRPRAVATGLLGVGSALAVGDLVAGLVAPASSPFLTVGDQFVRLTPEWLKQFAIATFGTADKLALLTGMALVITGMAVAAGLLARRRPAPGVAVVVAMGATALVTTVLAPAFRPVDLLAPAVALLVGPTVFLAVHAAFTRAARDGLGDAAPLSRRRALSLAGGVAVVSLGATVAGRLLAAAPSTSGPAALALPPAPPVPALPPDATLPGAPAWLTPTTDFYRIDTALQVPRVDTASWTLRVHGMVERELTLSLDQLRARRVVEVPITMVCVSNPVGGALISNARFTGVRLADLLAEAGIGPGAQQLLSTSVDGFTTGTPVDVVTDGRDALLAFGMNGEALPVEHGFPVRMVVPGLYGYVSGCKWITDIEVTTWDAATPYWAERGWAREGPVKTQSRIDTPVAGASVPAGRVVVAGTSWAPHVGITRVEVAVDGGTWVPARLGADLGADTWRMWRTEIELGPGEHTLRVRATDRTGTVQTEREQVSIPDGATGRHTVPVTAV, from the coding sequence GTGACCGCGACCCCGATCCGCCCCACCGCGTCCCTCACCCGGCCGCGGGCGGTGGCCACCGGCCTGCTCGGCGTCGGCTCGGCCCTCGCCGTGGGCGACCTCGTCGCGGGGCTGGTGGCGCCGGCGTCGTCGCCGTTCCTGACCGTCGGCGACCAGTTCGTCCGGCTGACCCCGGAATGGCTGAAGCAGTTCGCGATCGCCACGTTCGGCACCGCCGACAAGCTCGCGCTGCTGACCGGGATGGCGCTGGTGATCACCGGGATGGCCGTGGCCGCCGGGCTCCTGGCCCGGCGACGACCCGCCCCGGGCGTGGCGGTCGTCGTCGCGATGGGGGCGACCGCCCTGGTCACCACGGTGCTCGCGCCCGCGTTCCGGCCGGTCGACCTGCTCGCCCCCGCCGTGGCGCTCCTCGTCGGGCCGACGGTGTTCCTCGCGGTGCACGCCGCGTTCACCCGGGCGGCCCGGGACGGCCTGGGCGACGCCGCGCCGCTGTCGCGCCGGCGGGCTCTCTCGCTGGCAGGCGGGGTCGCCGTCGTGTCCCTGGGCGCGACCGTCGCCGGGCGGCTGCTCGCCGCCGCGCCGTCGACGTCGGGGCCCGCGGCACTCGCGCTGCCGCCCGCCCCGCCGGTACCGGCGCTCCCGCCGGACGCGACCCTGCCGGGCGCACCGGCCTGGCTGACCCCGACCACGGACTTCTACCGGATCGACACCGCGCTGCAGGTCCCGCGGGTCGACACCGCCTCCTGGACCCTGCGGGTGCACGGCATGGTCGAGCGCGAGCTGACCCTCTCGCTGGACCAGCTGCGGGCCCGCCGGGTCGTCGAGGTGCCGATCACGATGGTGTGCGTGTCCAACCCGGTCGGCGGCGCGCTGATCTCCAACGCGCGGTTCACCGGGGTGCGCCTGGCCGACCTGCTCGCCGAGGCCGGGATCGGGCCCGGGGCCCAGCAGCTGCTGTCCACCAGCGTCGACGGGTTCACCACCGGCACCCCGGTCGACGTCGTCACCGACGGCCGCGACGCCCTGCTCGCGTTCGGCATGAACGGCGAGGCGCTGCCGGTCGAGCACGGCTTCCCGGTGCGCATGGTCGTCCCCGGCCTCTACGGCTACGTCTCCGGCTGCAAGTGGATCACCGACATCGAGGTGACCACCTGGGACGCGGCCACCCCGTACTGGGCCGAGCGCGGCTGGGCCCGCGAGGGCCCGGTGAAGACCCAGTCCCGCATCGACACCCCGGTCGCCGGGGCCTCGGTCCCGGCCGGGCGGGTCGTCGTCGCCGGGACGTCGTGGGCGCCGCACGTCGGCATCACCCGGGTCGAGGTCGCCGTCGACGGCGGGACCTGGGTCCCGGCCCGCCTCGGCGCCGACCTCGGTGCCGACACCTGGCGGATGTGGCGCACCGAGATCGAACTGGGACCCGGCGAGCACACCCTGCGCGTGCGCGCGACCGACCGGACCGGCACGGTGCAGACGGAACGGGAACAGGTCTCGATCCCCGACGGCGCGACCGGCCGGCACACGGTGCCGGTCACCGCGGTCTGA
- a CDS encoding arabinosyltransferase domain-containing protein, with translation MHSSDHPAPPSVPRRLVVATLLAGLLAGLLAALVPFAPVDTRSTTVTWPRAGEQPVSTTAAFQPYAPEAVRVDVGCRVLRTAQARSADTGTATTVVGSERPGATGIGFAVLTGPGGELRVLVGGRELLRAPVPPGDACGLVLDTDEAGSRVTLGDAAPRAFPGDVVRAVAAFTTQLSPADADGLRVTARTADWFAAASSPAKTVLIGLQWLAAAVAAVLLARLAGDRFRRRRGAARLRRARLAAVGTPAGIGRAAADVLVVVTLAVWTVLGPLSTDDGFTEAIARNATATATGDFGNVYRWGNASEAPYTLVIRLVRALAETGVGPLVLRVPSVLAGIAVWLLLSRVALPAVLARHHRRAWVRGTLGVALLAWWLPLNLGVRPEPFAALATTAALCCALRAAARPGRRGGTWTAAAALASGLALAVTPSAVTVAGPLVLLLPALWRRVTRHGGGGLAVGVAATVAAAGIAAAGLTPVFTGQSLYTVARATEMHQFYGPATPWFQELRRWSYLLGFGTEQGGLGRRVPVLLAVAMLVAALPLVARGAHRWGPGLRWTPVPLAGLALGFVLLTPAPSKWTHYFGTLAGTGALAVAAGAVLVVTAARRPADPTVRGAAAAGTLAAVVLVALAFSGRNEWFLWSGWGVPRADGPFAPLNSPAVWAVVAAAVLAVSAVAVHRSGRRGHRTRRGSTARAAAALPAGIVVIALVTGVSVVVASFVVAPVRQGGGYSVGGQMWSELTGRDTCGILDHVTVPVDAGALPAAGGADTRTGFTEGRGWVDAPPRGGLAWGSLDGGPGTTGELRTRWFAVAPGPGDRVLSVDVAGRTGQGNTLELEYARAGSPGPDGRVSLDDTATGARGTYPTERVQEAVPLDRPGWRTVRVPVSAFPADVDRVRVHAVDTAVGPGGWVAAAAPRMITPAPVVPMLRDADGPVYVDWSILWSAPCLRDLPAVRAGLVQTPRYLVLGPSSLGFAVDVSFADVAGGSFAAMRRTTTEQVVATRIDTADDPDQADWGSVTRIDTDLAVDAYDVSSVPVRRWGWEGDRTPVGYPALPAP, from the coding sequence ATGCACTCCTCAGACCACCCCGCCCCGCCGTCCGTCCCCCGCCGCCTGGTGGTCGCGACCCTGCTCGCCGGCCTGCTCGCGGGCCTGCTCGCCGCGCTGGTGCCGTTCGCCCCCGTCGACACCCGCAGCACGACCGTGACCTGGCCCCGGGCGGGCGAGCAGCCGGTGTCGACGACGGCGGCGTTCCAGCCCTACGCGCCGGAGGCGGTGCGCGTCGACGTCGGCTGCCGGGTGCTGCGCACCGCGCAGGCCCGCTCCGCCGACACCGGGACGGCGACGACCGTCGTGGGCTCGGAGCGGCCCGGTGCCACCGGGATCGGGTTCGCCGTGCTGACCGGACCGGGCGGGGAGCTGCGGGTCCTGGTCGGGGGCCGTGAGCTGCTGCGCGCCCCCGTCCCGCCCGGCGACGCCTGCGGGCTGGTCCTCGACACCGACGAGGCCGGGTCCCGGGTCACCCTCGGCGACGCCGCACCGCGCGCGTTCCCCGGCGACGTCGTGCGCGCGGTCGCCGCGTTCACCACCCAGCTCTCCCCCGCCGACGCCGACGGCCTGCGGGTCACCGCGCGCACCGCCGACTGGTTCGCCGCCGCGTCGTCACCGGCCAAGACCGTGCTGATCGGGCTGCAGTGGCTCGCCGCCGCGGTCGCGGCGGTGCTGCTGGCCCGCCTGGCCGGTGACCGGTTCCGGCGCCGCCGTGGCGCGGCCCGTCTCCGGCGGGCCCGGCTGGCCGCGGTGGGCACCCCGGCCGGGATCGGGCGGGCCGCCGCGGACGTGCTCGTCGTCGTCACGCTCGCGGTGTGGACGGTGCTCGGGCCGCTGTCCACCGACGACGGCTTCACCGAGGCGATCGCGCGCAACGCGACCGCCACCGCGACCGGCGACTTCGGCAACGTCTACCGCTGGGGCAACGCCTCGGAGGCGCCGTACACGCTGGTGATCCGCCTGGTCCGGGCGCTGGCCGAGACCGGGGTGGGGCCGCTGGTGCTGCGCGTGCCCTCGGTGCTCGCCGGGATCGCGGTGTGGCTGCTGCTGTCGCGGGTCGCGCTGCCCGCGGTGCTGGCACGCCACCACCGCCGGGCCTGGGTGCGGGGCACGCTCGGCGTCGCGCTGCTGGCGTGGTGGCTGCCGCTGAACCTCGGGGTCCGCCCGGAGCCGTTCGCGGCGCTCGCGACGACCGCGGCGCTGTGCTGTGCGCTGCGCGCCGCCGCCCGGCCCGGGCGCCGCGGCGGGACGTGGACCGCGGCCGCCGCCCTGGCATCGGGGCTGGCGCTGGCGGTGACGCCGTCGGCGGTGACCGTCGCCGGTCCGCTGGTGCTGCTGCTCCCGGCGCTGTGGCGGCGGGTCACCCGCCACGGCGGCGGGGGGCTCGCCGTCGGGGTCGCGGCGACCGTCGCCGCGGCCGGGATCGCCGCGGCCGGGCTCACCCCCGTCTTCACCGGGCAGAGCCTGTACACGGTCGCGCGGGCCACCGAGATGCACCAGTTCTACGGCCCGGCCACACCGTGGTTCCAGGAGCTGCGCCGCTGGAGCTACCTGCTGGGGTTCGGCACCGAGCAGGGCGGCCTCGGACGCCGGGTGCCGGTGCTGCTCGCCGTCGCGATGCTGGTCGCGGCGCTGCCGCTGGTCGCACGCGGCGCGCACCGGTGGGGCCCCGGTCTGCGGTGGACACCGGTCCCCCTGGCCGGGCTCGCACTCGGGTTCGTGCTGCTCACCCCGGCTCCGTCGAAGTGGACCCACTACTTCGGGACGCTCGCCGGGACCGGGGCGCTCGCCGTCGCCGCGGGGGCGGTGCTGGTGGTGACCGCGGCCCGGCGGCCCGCCGACCCGACCGTGCGCGGCGCGGCCGCCGCCGGGACCCTGGCGGCGGTCGTGCTGGTCGCGCTGGCCTTCTCCGGACGCAACGAGTGGTTCCTGTGGTCGGGCTGGGGTGTGCCGCGCGCCGACGGGCCGTTCGCGCCGCTGAACTCCCCCGCGGTGTGGGCCGTGGTGGCGGCGGCGGTGCTGGCCGTGTCCGCCGTCGCGGTACACCGGTCAGGACGCCGAGGACACCGGACACGGCGGGGCTCCACGGCCCGGGCCGCGGCGGCGCTGCCCGCCGGGATCGTGGTGATCGCCCTGGTCACCGGGGTGTCGGTCGTGGTGGCGTCCTTCGTCGTCGCCCCGGTGCGCCAGGGCGGCGGCTACAGCGTCGGCGGACAGATGTGGAGCGAGCTGACCGGCCGCGACACCTGCGGGATCCTCGACCACGTCACGGTCCCGGTCGACGCGGGCGCGCTGCCCGCCGCGGGCGGCGCCGACACCCGCACCGGGTTCACCGAGGGCCGCGGCTGGGTCGACGCCCCGCCGCGCGGCGGGCTCGCCTGGGGCAGTCTCGACGGCGGTCCGGGCACCACCGGCGAGCTCCGCACCCGCTGGTTCGCCGTCGCGCCGGGACCGGGCGACCGGGTGCTGTCGGTCGACGTCGCCGGACGGACCGGGCAGGGCAACACCCTGGAGCTGGAGTACGCCCGGGCCGGGTCGCCGGGTCCGGACGGGCGCGTGTCGCTCGACGACACCGCGACCGGTGCCCGCGGCACCTACCCCACCGAGCGGGTGCAGGAGGCCGTGCCGCTGGACCGGCCGGGCTGGCGCACCGTGCGGGTGCCCGTCTCCGCGTTCCCGGCGGACGTCGACCGGGTGCGGGTGCACGCCGTCGACACCGCCGTCGGGCCGGGTGGCTGGGTGGCCGCGGCCGCCCCGCGGATGATCACCCCGGCGCCGGTGGTGCCGATGCTGCGCGACGCCGACGGCCCGGTCTACGTCGACTGGTCGATCCTCTGGTCGGCGCCCTGCCTGCGTGACCTGCCCGCCGTCCGGGCCGGGCTGGTGCAGACCCCGCGCTACCTGGTGCTGGGCCCGTCGTCGCTGGGGTTCGCCGTGGACGTGTCGTTCGCCGACGTCGCCGGGGGCAGCTTCGCGGCGATGCGCCGCACCACCACCGAGCAGGTCGTCGCGACCCGGATCGACACCGCCGACGACCCGGACCAGGCCGACTGGGGCTCGGTCACCCGGATCGACACCGACCTCGCCGTGGACGCCTACGACGTCTCCTCGGTCCCGGTGCGCCGCTGGGGCTGGGAGGGCGACCGGACCCCGGTCGGGTACCCGGCCCTTCCGGCACCGTGA
- a CDS encoding VOC family protein, with protein sequence MAFPGLQHVALTVSDLERSTRWYAALFGAEPVLDEDEEGGRFHHTVFALDGGMLFGLHTHQGRESGEPFSEERTGLDHVGFAVGSHAELEQWAQKLTELGIAHEGVKKAHYGSGVSFRDPDNIALEFFTGPE encoded by the coding sequence GTGGCCTTCCCCGGTCTGCAGCACGTCGCCCTGACCGTCAGCGATCTCGAACGCAGCACGCGCTGGTACGCGGCGCTGTTCGGCGCCGAGCCCGTCCTGGACGAGGACGAGGAGGGCGGCCGCTTCCACCACACCGTCTTCGCCCTCGACGGTGGGATGCTGTTCGGTCTGCACACCCACCAGGGCCGCGAGTCCGGCGAGCCGTTCAGCGAGGAGCGCACCGGCCTCGACCACGTCGGCTTCGCGGTCGGCTCGCACGCCGAGCTGGAGCAGTGGGCGCAGAAGCTGACCGAGCTCGGGATCGCCCACGAGGGCGTCAAGAAGGCGCACTACGGCAGCGGCGTCTCCTTCCGCGACCCGGACAACATCGCCCTGGAGTTCTTCACCGGGCCGGAGTGA
- a CDS encoding beta-class carbonic anhydrase, whose product MSVTDELLENNARYAESFSGPLPLPPARKVAVVACMDARLDVYRILGLNEGDAHVIRNAGGVVTDDEIRSLAISQRLLGTEEIILIHHTDCGMLTFTDDGFKASIRDETGIKPQWAAEAFDDLDADVRQSVARIRANPFVPRTDAVRGFVFDVATGRLNEVK is encoded by the coding sequence GTGTCCGTCACCGACGAACTGCTCGAGAACAACGCCCGCTACGCCGAGAGCTTCTCCGGCCCGCTCCCGCTGCCGCCTGCCCGCAAGGTCGCCGTCGTCGCCTGCATGGACGCCCGGCTCGATGTGTACCGCATCCTCGGTCTGAACGAGGGCGACGCCCACGTCATCCGTAACGCGGGCGGTGTCGTCACCGACGACGAGATCCGCTCGCTCGCGATCAGCCAGCGCCTGCTGGGGACCGAGGAGATCATCCTCATCCACCACACCGACTGCGGGATGCTGACCTTCACCGACGACGGGTTCAAGGCCTCCATCCGCGACGAGACCGGCATCAAGCCGCAGTGGGCCGCCGAGGCGTTCGACGACCTCGACGCCGATGTGCGCCAGTCGGTCGCCCGGATCCGGGCCAACCCGTTCGTCCCGCGCACCGATGCCGTCCGCGGCTTCGTGTTCGACGTCGCGACCGGGCGGCTGAACGAGGTGAAGTAG
- a CDS encoding dipeptide ABC transporter ATP-binding protein, with protein MSALLQVEGLEVAYAGGGGTVHAVRGVDLTVAPGEVVAVVGESGSGKTTLAAAVLGLLPAAGAVTAGTVSLDGATLTGLSERAYRSVRGARIGFVPQDPGVALNPVQKVGVQVAEVLRTHGLADRRSAPARAVELLGQAGLDDPGTRAGQYPHQLSGGMRQRVLIAIAIAAGPALVVADEPTSALDATVARRILDHLDALRRDLGIALLLITHDLAVATDRADRIVVMRHGRVVEQGTPAELLAGAQDPYTRELLAAAPGLALTAPPVLPPVDTAGTPVAEVRDLVKEFPLPRARGSWTRRTHRAVDAVSFTIARGETVALVGESGSGKSTTARLLLRLEDPTSGQVLLGGDDVTRVRGEAWRALRRRAQLIYQNPYASLDPRFAVRELVTEPLRAFSVGSAAEQADRAAELVDRVALPSGMLDRRPGELSGGQRQRVAIARALALSPDLVVADEPVSALDVSVQAQVLELLAELQERDGLSYLFISHDLAVVRRVAHRTGVLRDGRLRELRPTAELFDDPRDDYTRELLAAIAGRKAAAP; from the coding sequence ATGAGCGCCCTGTTGCAGGTCGAGGGCCTGGAGGTCGCCTACGCCGGGGGCGGCGGGACGGTGCACGCCGTGCGCGGGGTCGACCTGACCGTCGCGCCCGGGGAGGTCGTCGCCGTCGTCGGGGAGTCCGGGTCGGGCAAGACCACCCTCGCCGCCGCGGTGCTCGGACTGCTGCCCGCCGCCGGCGCCGTCACCGCGGGCACCGTCTCCCTCGACGGCGCCACCCTCACCGGGCTGTCCGAGCGCGCCTACCGGTCGGTGCGCGGCGCCCGGATCGGGTTCGTCCCGCAGGACCCGGGCGTCGCGCTGAACCCGGTGCAGAAGGTCGGTGTGCAGGTCGCGGAGGTGCTGCGCACCCACGGGCTCGCCGACCGCCGCTCCGCACCGGCCCGTGCCGTCGAGCTCCTGGGGCAGGCCGGTCTCGACGATCCGGGGACCCGCGCCGGGCAGTACCCGCACCAGCTGTCCGGCGGGATGCGCCAGCGCGTGCTCATCGCGATCGCCATCGCCGCCGGGCCCGCGCTGGTCGTCGCCGACGAGCCGACCAGCGCGCTGGACGCGACCGTCGCCCGGCGGATCCTCGACCACCTCGACGCGCTGCGCCGCGACCTCGGCATCGCGCTGCTGCTGATCACCCACGACCTCGCCGTCGCCACCGACCGGGCCGACCGGATCGTCGTCATGCGGCACGGCCGGGTCGTGGAGCAGGGCACCCCGGCCGAGCTGCTCGCCGGGGCGCAGGACCCCTACACCCGGGAGCTGCTCGCCGCCGCCCCCGGTCTCGCGCTCACCGCCCCGCCGGTGCTGCCGCCCGTCGACACGGCGGGGACCCCGGTCGCCGAGGTCCGCGACCTGGTGAAGGAGTTCCCGCTGCCCCGCGCCCGCGGCTCCTGGACGCGGCGCACCCACCGCGCCGTCGACGCGGTGTCGTTCACGATCGCCCGAGGCGAGACCGTCGCGCTGGTCGGGGAGTCCGGATCGGGCAAGTCGACGACGGCGCGGCTGCTGCTGCGCCTGGAGGACCCCACCTCCGGGCAGGTGCTGCTCGGCGGCGACGACGTGACCCGCGTCCGCGGTGAGGCGTGGCGGGCGCTGCGCCGCCGCGCCCAGCTGATCTACCAGAACCCCTACGCCTCGCTGGACCCCCGGTTCGCCGTCCGCGAGCTCGTCACCGAGCCCCTGCGGGCGTTCTCCGTCGGTTCGGCCGCCGAGCAGGCCGACCGTGCCGCGGAGCTCGTCGACCGGGTCGCGCTCCCGTCCGGGATGCTCGACCGGCGGCCCGGCGAGCTGTCCGGCGGGCAGCGTCAACGCGTCGCGATCGCCCGGGCGCTGGCGCTGTCGCCGGACCTCGTCGTCGCCGACGAGCCGGTGTCGGCACTCGACGTCTCGGTGCAGGCGCAGGTGCTGGAGCTGCTCGCCGAGCTGCAGGAGCGCGACGGCCTGTCCTACCTGTTCATCTCGCACGACCTCGCCGTGGTCCGGCGGGTCGCGCACCGCACCGGCGTCCTGCGCGACGGCCGGCTCCGCGAGCTGCGGCCCACCGCGGAGCTGTTCGACGACCCGCGCGACGACTACACCCGAGAACTGCTCGCCGCGATCGCCGGTAGGAAAGCCGCGGCGCCGTGA
- a CDS encoding ABC transporter permease, giving the protein MTLLDRAPLAAPGVRDAPRPEGRRPRARLGRFLRARPGLVLAGAVVLLVLTAAFVPSLLAPGDPAVGDTARRLAPPGPGHWFGTDHLGRDVWTRVVHGASLSLQATVIAVAVALVAGGLIGLLAGFAGGWVDEVLMRGVDVLLAIPAILLSLALITALGFGTVKVAIAVGVASVASFARVMRAETLRVRRALYVEAARSVGTRWYVSLWRHVLPNAAGPVVVLAVLEFGLAILAVSALSFLGYGAPPPASEWGSLVADGRNYLAVAWWVCAMPGLVIAATVLSVHRISRALDGEWGRSA; this is encoded by the coding sequence ATGACCCTGCTCGACCGCGCCCCCCTCGCCGCGCCCGGCGTCCGCGACGCACCGCGCCCGGAAGGCCGTCGCCCCCGGGCCCGGCTCGGACGGTTCCTGCGGGCCCGGCCCGGACTGGTGCTCGCCGGGGCGGTCGTGCTGCTCGTGCTGACCGCGGCGTTCGTGCCGTCGCTGCTCGCGCCCGGCGACCCCGCCGTCGGTGACACCGCGCGCCGGCTCGCCCCGCCCGGGCCCGGCCACTGGTTCGGCACCGACCACCTCGGCCGCGACGTCTGGACCCGGGTCGTGCACGGCGCCTCGCTGTCGCTGCAGGCCACCGTGATCGCGGTCGCCGTCGCGCTCGTCGCGGGCGGGCTGATCGGGCTGCTCGCCGGGTTCGCCGGCGGCTGGGTCGACGAGGTCCTCATGCGCGGCGTCGACGTGCTGCTCGCGATCCCCGCGATCCTGCTGTCGCTGGCCCTGATCACCGCGCTCGGCTTCGGGACGGTGAAGGTCGCGATCGCGGTCGGTGTGGCGAGCGTTGCGAGCTTCGCCCGGGTGATGCGCGCCGAGACCCTGCGGGTGCGCCGCGCCCTCTACGTCGAGGCCGCACGCTCCGTCGGCACCCGCTGGTACGTCTCGCTGTGGCGGCACGTGCTGCCGAACGCGGCCGGGCCGGTCGTCGTGCTCGCGGTGCTGGAGTTCGGCCTGGCGATCCTCGCGGTGTCCGCGCTGAGCTTCCTCGGCTACGGCGCCCCGCCGCCCGCCTCGGAGTGGGGCTCGCTGGTCGCCGACGGCCGCAACTACCTGGCCGTCGCCTGGTGGGTGTGCGCGATGCCCGGCCTGGTCATCGCCGCGACCGTGCTGTCGGTCCACCGCATCTCCCGCGCCCTGGACGGCGAGTGGGGGCGGTCCGCATGA